One window of Cellulomonas shaoxiangyii genomic DNA carries:
- a CDS encoding GNAT family N-acetyltransferase has protein sequence MTDPATPAPAPAGVRIVPLTAAHWPEVRDVYARGIATGESTLESEPPDWDRFDAGKLPDHRFVAVDEDGTVLGWVAASPTSERAVYAGVVEVSVYVHPDAHGRGVGRALLTALLASTDRGGIWTVQAVVFPENRASVALHTSLGFRVVGRRERLGRAAHGPRAGTWRDVLLLERRRSRD, from the coding sequence GTGACCGACCCCGCCACCCCCGCGCCCGCGCCCGCCGGCGTGCGCATCGTCCCGCTCACGGCCGCGCACTGGCCCGAGGTCCGTGACGTGTACGCCCGCGGCATCGCGACCGGCGAGTCGACCCTCGAGAGCGAGCCGCCCGACTGGGACCGCTTCGACGCCGGCAAGCTGCCCGACCACCGGTTCGTCGCGGTCGACGAGGACGGCACCGTGCTCGGGTGGGTGGCCGCGAGCCCGACCTCCGAGCGCGCCGTCTACGCGGGCGTGGTCGAGGTGTCGGTGTACGTGCACCCCGACGCGCACGGCCGCGGCGTCGGGCGCGCGCTGCTGACGGCGCTGCTGGCGTCCACCGACCGCGGCGGCATCTGGACCGTCCAGGCCGTCGTGTTCCCGGAGAACCGGGCGAGCGTCGCGCTGCACACGTCGCTCGGGTTCCGCGTGGTCGGGCGGCGCGAGCGCCTGGGCCGCGCGGCGCACGGGCCGCGGGCGGGCACGTGGCGGGACGTGCTGCTGCTCGAGCGTCGACGCTCCCGGGACTGA
- a CDS encoding glycoside hydrolase family 6 protein, with protein sequence MPPGPHPSRPPRQPHARLAVVALAAAVLLATLVLTLPSPAGTPAPADALGSGDALGPGDALHAADRDTELAVQPDGDVTLRSGGRVVWHTGTAGHAGARLVQRPEGRLEVVAADGDVLWSTGTDAPGARTVVEPGLLRTLDGAGEQVWAATTDGPALRTAPADRVPTGGLLLPGESVTSGDGRVRLTVGEDGTFTLTSADGLAWAAPPAPAGAHATVTADGDVRLVAPDGTVAWSTGTAVPGARLVVKDHGRAYLVGRDGDAVWSTPSPPAERAPTVVGLPLPDPLPRPDGADDPGALARPDDPARPDGAAPGERAFSTVLSAAPPYVDPSSAAARAARDARAEGRDEDAALLDKAAAHVSARWLGPADTAAGVRAYADAARAAGRTPVLVAYAIPDRDCGSHSAGGFPTTGEYTAWVDDVAAGLAGADAVVVVEPDALLHLERCGDRDARLAALRHSVDAFVDAGAEVYLDAASSNSFGWSADALRDMALRLRAAGVDRAAGFAVNTANFQRTEHEAAYGRYLSALLGGAAFVVDTSRNGNGPLAGEDGTQWCNPPGRALGTRPGATGTGPHVANLWVKTVGLSDGTCHGGPPAGRFWVEYTLGLAERADW encoded by the coding sequence ATGCCGCCCGGACCGCACCCGTCGCGCCCGCCGCGCCAGCCGCACGCCCGGCTCGCCGTCGTCGCGCTCGCCGCCGCTGTGCTGCTCGCCACGCTCGTGCTGACGCTGCCGTCACCGGCCGGCACCCCCGCGCCCGCGGACGCACTGGGCAGCGGCGACGCGCTCGGCCCCGGGGACGCCCTGCACGCGGCCGACCGCGACACCGAGCTGGCCGTGCAGCCGGACGGTGACGTGACGCTGCGGTCGGGCGGCCGGGTCGTGTGGCACACGGGGACCGCCGGGCACGCCGGCGCGCGCCTCGTCCAGCGGCCGGAGGGCCGGCTCGAGGTGGTCGCCGCGGACGGCGACGTGCTGTGGAGCACCGGCACGGACGCGCCCGGCGCGCGCACGGTGGTCGAGCCGGGGCTGCTGCGCACGCTCGACGGCGCGGGGGAGCAGGTGTGGGCGGCCACGACGGACGGCCCCGCGCTGCGCACCGCGCCCGCCGACCGCGTCCCCACGGGTGGGCTCCTGCTGCCCGGCGAGTCGGTGACCAGCGGTGACGGGCGCGTGCGCCTCACCGTCGGCGAGGACGGGACCTTCACGCTGACCTCGGCCGACGGGCTCGCGTGGGCGGCCCCGCCCGCGCCGGCGGGTGCTCACGCCACGGTGACGGCCGACGGCGACGTGCGCCTCGTCGCCCCCGACGGCACGGTCGCCTGGTCCACGGGCACCGCGGTGCCCGGCGCCCGGCTCGTCGTGAAGGACCACGGCCGCGCGTACCTCGTGGGCCGCGACGGCGACGCGGTGTGGTCGACGCCGTCGCCGCCGGCCGAGCGCGCGCCGACGGTCGTCGGCCTGCCGCTGCCCGACCCGCTGCCGCGTCCGGACGGCGCCGACGACCCGGGCGCCCTCGCGCGTCCCGACGACCCCGCGCGCCCGGACGGCGCCGCCCCGGGGGAGCGCGCGTTCAGCACCGTGCTCTCTGCCGCGCCGCCGTACGTCGACCCGTCCTCCGCCGCCGCGCGGGCCGCCCGCGACGCCCGCGCCGAGGGCCGGGACGAGGACGCGGCGCTGCTCGACAAGGCCGCGGCCCACGTGTCGGCGCGCTGGCTGGGGCCGGCAGACACGGCCGCCGGCGTGCGCGCGTACGCCGACGCCGCGCGCGCGGCGGGCCGCACCCCGGTGCTCGTCGCGTACGCGATCCCCGACCGCGACTGCGGCAGCCACTCGGCGGGCGGCTTCCCGACCACCGGCGAGTACACGGCGTGGGTCGACGACGTCGCGGCGGGCCTGGCGGGCGCGGACGCCGTGGTCGTCGTCGAGCCGGACGCGCTCCTGCACCTGGAGCGCTGCGGCGACCGCGACGCGCGCCTCGCGGCGCTGCGGCACTCCGTCGACGCCTTCGTCGACGCCGGCGCGGAGGTCTACCTCGACGCGGCGAGCAGCAACAGCTTCGGCTGGAGCGCCGACGCGCTGCGGGACATGGCGCTGCGGCTGCGCGCCGCGGGGGTCGACCGGGCCGCGGGCTTCGCCGTCAACACCGCGAACTTCCAGCGCACCGAGCACGAGGCGGCCTACGGGCGGTACCTGTCGGCGCTGCTCGGCGGGGCGGCGTTCGTCGTCGACACGTCGCGCAACGGCAACGGCCCGCTCGCGGGCGAGGACGGCACGCAGTGGTGCAACCCGCCGGGGCGCGCGCTCGGCACCCGGCCCGGGGCGACGGGCACCGGCCCGCACGTGGCGAACCTGTGGGTCAAGACCGTCGGCCTGTCCGACGGCACGTGCCACGGCGGCCCGCCGGCGGGCCGGTTCTGGGTGGAGTACACCCTGGGCCTCGCGGAGCGCGCCGACTGGTGA
- a CDS encoding alpha/beta fold hydrolase, translated as MVLVAGLWLAASEWDAVADALRRRGHRPVAVELPGTGPDAAAAASLEDQVAAVVAAVDAADAPLVVGHSAAAALAWAAADARPGAVRRTVLVGGFPVPDGATYADFFPVVDGAMPFPGWGPFEGADSADLDDAARDALAARTAPVPERVARGVVRLRDERRYGVPVTVVCPEFSPDDARAWVAAGDVPELAAARDVSYVDLDSGHWPMLTRPAELAAVLDDAARA; from the coding sequence ATGGTGCTCGTGGCCGGGCTGTGGCTGGCGGCGTCGGAGTGGGACGCCGTGGCGGACGCGCTGCGCCGCCGGGGGCACCGGCCCGTGGCCGTGGAGCTGCCGGGCACCGGACCGGACGCGGCGGCCGCCGCGTCGCTCGAGGACCAGGTCGCGGCCGTCGTCGCGGCCGTCGACGCCGCCGACGCGCCGCTGGTCGTGGGCCACTCCGCCGCGGCGGCGCTCGCGTGGGCCGCCGCCGACGCGCGTCCCGGGGCGGTCCGCCGCACGGTGCTGGTCGGGGGGTTCCCGGTGCCGGACGGCGCGACGTACGCGGACTTCTTCCCGGTCGTCGACGGCGCCATGCCGTTCCCCGGGTGGGGCCCGTTCGAGGGCGCGGACAGCGCCGACCTCGACGACGCGGCGCGCGACGCCCTGGCGGCCCGCACCGCGCCCGTCCCCGAGCGGGTGGCCCGCGGCGTCGTCCGCCTGCGCGACGAGCGCCGGTACGGCGTCCCCGTCACGGTCGTCTGCCCCGAGTTCAGCCCGGACGACGCCCGCGCGTGGGTCGCCGCCGGCGACGTGCCGGAGCTCGCCGCGGCGCGGGACGTCTCCTACGTCGACCTCGACTCCGGCCACTGGCCGATGCTCACCCGGCCGGCCGAGCTCGCCGCGGTCCTCGACGACGCCGCGCGGGCCTGA
- a CDS encoding threonine/serine ThrE exporter family protein — translation MPTGPDDAELELIRRSGTVLRVGRLSLSAGTGSYRVKASMARVARALGVDRHQAHVTLTEITTTSHQGRSFRTEVTEVRSVGVNTDRLAELEHLAQRVEAHAPVTVAEVDAEVDRIATKPPLYPVWLNALWAALACGAFAFLNNGGPVEVLGAFLGAGLGQGLRRTMLHRGYNQFGVTMLAAALAAVTYLGFVALLDLAGVTGGAHETGYVAAALFLVPGFPLVTGALDLARLDLSAGVARLTWALMIFVSAAFAVWAVSIVVGLSPDPPGAAALDPTARQALRLLASFVGVLGFALMFNSPWSMALVAAGVAAVPNVLRIAAVEQLVWPPQAAAAVAAFLVGLLAAWAAPRLNIPRVTVYVPAVTIMVPGVGAYRAVYHLSNGDVTTALEYGVPAALVVTALAVGLAVARMVTDREWGFEH, via the coding sequence GTGCCCACCGGACCGGACGATGCCGAGCTCGAGCTGATCCGACGGTCCGGCACGGTGCTGCGCGTCGGGCGGCTCAGCCTGTCGGCCGGCACGGGGTCGTACCGCGTCAAGGCGTCGATGGCCCGCGTGGCGCGCGCGCTCGGCGTCGACCGCCACCAGGCGCACGTGACGCTGACGGAGATCACGACGACGTCGCACCAGGGGCGCTCGTTCCGCACCGAGGTCACCGAGGTCCGCAGCGTCGGCGTCAACACCGACCGCCTCGCCGAGCTCGAGCACCTGGCGCAACGCGTCGAGGCGCACGCGCCCGTGACCGTCGCGGAGGTGGACGCGGAGGTCGACCGCATCGCGACGAAGCCGCCGCTGTACCCGGTGTGGCTGAACGCGCTGTGGGCGGCCCTCGCGTGCGGGGCGTTCGCCTTCCTCAACAACGGCGGGCCCGTCGAGGTGCTCGGGGCGTTCCTGGGCGCCGGCCTCGGGCAGGGGCTGCGGCGCACGATGCTGCACCGCGGCTACAACCAGTTCGGCGTGACGATGCTGGCGGCGGCCCTCGCGGCGGTCACCTACCTCGGCTTCGTCGCGCTGCTCGACCTCGCCGGGGTCACCGGCGGCGCGCACGAGACGGGCTACGTGGCCGCCGCGCTGTTCCTCGTCCCCGGGTTCCCGCTGGTCACGGGCGCGCTCGACCTCGCGCGGCTCGACCTGTCCGCGGGCGTCGCGCGGCTGACGTGGGCGCTGATGATCTTCGTGTCCGCCGCGTTCGCGGTGTGGGCCGTGTCGATCGTCGTCGGCCTGAGCCCCGACCCGCCCGGCGCGGCCGCGCTGGACCCCACCGCGCGGCAGGCGCTGCGGCTGCTCGCCTCGTTCGTCGGCGTGCTGGGGTTCGCCCTGATGTTCAACAGCCCGTGGTCGATGGCGCTCGTCGCCGCCGGCGTCGCCGCCGTGCCGAACGTCCTGCGGATCGCCGCCGTGGAGCAGCTCGTGTGGCCGCCGCAGGCCGCCGCCGCGGTCGCGGCGTTCCTCGTCGGGCTGCTCGCCGCGTGGGCCGCGCCGCGCCTGAACATCCCCCGCGTGACGGTCTACGTGCCGGCGGTGACGATCATGGTGCCGGGCGTCGGGGCGTACCGGGCCGTCTACCACCTGAGCAACGGCGACGTCACGACGGCCCTGGAGTACGGGGTGCCCGCCGCGCTCGTCGTCACCGCGCTCGCGGTGGGCCTCGCGGTCGCGCGCATGGTGACCGACCGCGAGTGGGGCTTCGAGCACTGA